Proteins encoded within one genomic window of Solibaculum mannosilyticum:
- a CDS encoding metal-dependent transcriptional regulator, translating into MSSVNQFYTVRGYQLQDKGRQVTEAMEDYMEMIVRLCEQQPSVHVGEIAKQLHIAGSSVTKMARKMSSLGLVNYQKHGAVSPTDQGRALGQYFLVRHQQIETFLQNIGVTEDLLRQTELIEHQITPHTLEVISDFNRLIVQHPDWRDILQNKETE; encoded by the coding sequence ATGAGCAGTGTCAATCAATTTTATACCGTGCGTGGTTATCAGCTCCAGGACAAAGGACGACAGGTAACCGAAGCGATGGAAGATTATATGGAGATGATCGTCAGGCTTTGTGAACAACAGCCATCGGTCCACGTGGGAGAAATTGCGAAGCAGCTGCACATTGCAGGATCATCGGTAACTAAAATGGCACGCAAGATGTCAAGCTTAGGATTGGTAAATTATCAAAAGCATGGGGCAGTATCCCCCACCGACCAAGGGAGAGCACTTGGACAATATTTTCTAGTACGTCATCAGCAAATCGAGACGTTTTTACAAAATATTGGCGTCACTGAGGATCTGCTCCGTCAAACCGAGCTCATTGAGCATCAAATTACTCCCCACACATTAGAGGTCATTTCTGATTTTAACCGGTTGATTGTCCAGCATCCGGATTGGCGAGATATTCTGCAAAACAAAGAAACAGAATAA
- a CDS encoding plasmid mobilization protein, with the protein MENRKRNVHLHVMVTSDELAAIHERMAEAGISNAGAYVRKMALNGYILHVDLAPIKELISLQRRCSNNLNQVAVHAHTYGVYPEEIDGLKRDYEKLWGEVSKVLRELSELVAK; encoded by the coding sequence ATGGAGAACCGCAAGCGGAATGTCCATCTGCACGTCATGGTGACGTCGGACGAGTTGGCGGCCATCCATGAACGGATGGCCGAAGCGGGCATTTCCAATGCCGGGGCTTATGTGCGGAAGATGGCTCTGAACGGGTATATCCTGCACGTTGACCTTGCGCCCATAAAAGAATTGATCTCTCTGCAAAGGCGCTGTTCCAACAATCTCAATCAGGTCGCCGTACACGCGCATACCTACGGCGTGTACCCGGAGGAAATCGACGGATTGAAGCGGGACTATGAAAAACTGTGGGGCGAGGTGTCAAAGGTGCTGCGGGAGCTCTCCGAGCTGGTGGCAAAGTAA
- a CDS encoding magnesium transporter CorA family protein has translation MINFYKSTNGHIHSISECEEGCWINVIDPTEQEIERLVRDFEVEPEFVRAALDEEESSRIETEEGTTLIILDVPVSEAKEGDPQVYSTMPIGILVTPRHVLTICLYENSVLNELAQGMVKNAHTALKTQFVLHIMLRMSLRYLQYLKQIDKMQHHVETQLRKSMRNKELIQLLELEKSLVYFSTSLKADEITMEKLMRGRYLKLYEEDQDLLEDCLIEIKQAIEMSNIYLNILSGTMDAFASVISNNLNIVMKVLTSITIVMAIPTIIFSFYGMNVDGLPFASNIWFPIALSLAAVAITGFALYKKDMF, from the coding sequence ATGATCAATTTTTACAAAAGCACCAATGGCCATATCCACAGCATCAGTGAGTGTGAGGAAGGCTGCTGGATCAATGTGATTGATCCTACTGAGCAGGAGATCGAACGTCTGGTCCGCGATTTTGAGGTGGAACCGGAGTTTGTCCGTGCCGCACTGGATGAAGAGGAATCTTCCCGTATCGAAACCGAAGAGGGGACAACCTTAATCATCTTGGACGTCCCGGTTTCAGAGGCCAAGGAAGGAGATCCTCAGGTCTACAGCACCATGCCTATCGGCATTTTAGTAACGCCTCGGCATGTGCTTACCATTTGTCTGTATGAGAATTCTGTCCTCAACGAATTGGCACAGGGAATGGTAAAAAACGCTCATACCGCTTTAAAAACACAGTTTGTTTTGCACATCATGTTGCGTATGTCTTTACGGTATCTCCAGTACTTAAAGCAAATCGACAAGATGCAGCATCATGTGGAGACCCAACTGCGTAAGTCCATGCGAAACAAAGAGTTGATCCAGCTTTTAGAGCTGGAGAAATCTCTGGTATATTTTTCTACCTCGTTAAAAGCCGACGAAATCACTATGGAAAAATTGATGCGCGGCCGGTATCTCAAGCTCTACGAAGAGGACCAGGATCTTTTGGAAGATTGCCTGATTGAAATCAAGCAGGCCATTGAGATGTCCAATATTTATTTGAATATCCTTTCCGGTACCATGGATGCTTTTGCATCGGTCATCTCCAACAACTTGAACATTGTGATGAAGGTGTTAACCTCTATTACAATTGTTATGGCCATCCCTACTATTATCTTCAGCTTCTATGGTATGAATGTAGACGGGCTTCCCTTTGCGTCTAACATATGGTTTCCTATCGCTTTGTCTCTGGCTGCGGTGGCGATCACTGGGTTTGCCCTTTATAAAAAAGACATGTTTTAA
- a CDS encoding M23 family metallopeptidase — protein sequence MLKFISKLQWLFWIGFIGVFLDNPYLTLFFLFGLCGFASVFSPARNDISNLIFLGQNLWMLAGILIAHIRHGFHLPDKNSYKPQVHYSLPFNGKWFVVNGGIDRESSHSWLLPSQRYAYDFFMKNSEDTTFVGEREKLENYFCYAKDVLAPADGVVISVVSHFPNTPIVAEGEADCAASDVRGNHIIIRHSKHEYSMIAHLLPNSPCVQKGDRVSRGQVIAKCGNSGNTSEPHIHFQIQYGKSFEISAGLPILFTRIVVDGKKMPEGFITKGHYVENDSLI from the coding sequence ATGCTTAAATTTATTTCAAAATTACAATGGTTGTTTTGGATTGGTTTTATAGGCGTTTTTCTGGATAACCCGTACTTAACTCTATTCTTCTTGTTCGGATTGTGTGGCTTTGCAAGTGTATTTTCGCCCGCACGCAACGACATATCAAATTTAATATTTCTCGGTCAAAATTTATGGATGCTCGCTGGGATACTTATTGCACATATAAGACACGGCTTCCATCTCCCAGATAAAAATTCATACAAGCCACAAGTACATTACTCGCTTCCGTTTAACGGAAAGTGGTTTGTGGTAAATGGTGGAATTGACAGAGAAAGTTCCCATTCTTGGCTTCTTCCATCCCAGCGATATGCTTACGACTTTTTTATGAAGAACAGCGAGGATACTACTTTTGTGGGTGAAAGAGAGAAATTAGAGAACTACTTCTGTTATGCAAAAGATGTTTTGGCTCCGGCAGATGGCGTTGTCATCTCTGTGGTAAGCCACTTTCCGAATACTCCAATCGTTGCAGAGGGAGAGGCTGATTGCGCCGCTTCGGATGTGAGAGGAAACCATATCATTATTCGCCACAGCAAACATGAATACAGTATGATAGCACACCTTCTCCCGAACAGTCCATGCGTACAAAAAGGAGATCGAGTCAGCAGAGGCCAAGTAATTGCCAAGTGTGGGAATAGCGGCAATACGAGCGAACCGCACATCCACTTTCAAATCCAATACGGAAAGAGTTTTGAAATATCGGCAGGACTACCAATCTTATTCACTCGCATTGTTGTCGATGGAAAGAAGATGCCGGAAGGCTTTATTACCAAAGGACATTATGTTGAAAATGATTCTCTAATCTGA
- a CDS encoding RNA polymerase sigma factor, translating to MAIINLRDYYPFYTSDCFMEVSDEVAEMFKEFDRKEAAYRLRTYRHKAYYSLDRDDGLEHEAVFVALSPHELYERKVTMQELHAAIASLPDKQAKRIYAHFILGMTKQDIARAEGVHEKVVRVAIERGLRHLEKILKKSL from the coding sequence ATGGCTATTATCAATCTGCGGGACTACTACCCGTTTTATACATCGGATTGCTTCATGGAAGTATCGGACGAAGTTGCTGAAATGTTCAAAGAATTTGACCGCAAGGAGGCTGCTTACCGGCTGCGTACATACCGCCATAAAGCCTACTATTCCCTTGATCGGGATGATGGGCTGGAGCATGAGGCTGTCTTTGTCGCACTTTCGCCCCATGAACTGTACGAGCGGAAAGTTACCATGCAGGAACTTCACGCTGCTATTGCCAGCCTGCCAGATAAACAGGCAAAACGGATTTACGCCCACTTTATTCTTGGCATGACGAAACAGGATATTGCCCGGGCAGAAGGGGTGCATGAGAAAGTAGTCCGTGTAGCAATCGAGCGAGGGCTGCGGCACTTGGAAAAAATTTTGAAAAAATCTTTGTGA
- a CDS encoding helix-turn-helix domain-containing protein — MRMNQDERRFDFHGLGLALKQAREEKGWTQAYVAELVGKTDRTIMNIENKGQHPSFNLFFKLVTLFDISVDQFFYTEGQRGENSCRKHIDVLLSSMNEKELVVMEATAEGLKKARETEVRE; from the coding sequence ATGAGAATGAACCAAGACGAAAGAAGGTTTGACTTTCACGGGCTCGGGCTGGCTCTGAAACAGGCCAGAGAGGAAAAGGGCTGGACGCAAGCCTATGTGGCGGAGTTGGTCGGCAAGACTGACCGCACCATTATGAACATTGAGAACAAAGGCCAGCACCCCAGCTTCAACCTGTTTTTCAAACTCGTCACTCTGTTCGACATTTCCGTAGATCAGTTTTTCTATACAGAAGGTCAGCGTGGAGAGAACAGTTGCAGAAAGCATATTGATGTGCTTTTAAGCTCGATGAATGAGAAAGAGCTTGTTGTCATGGAGGCCACAGCCGAAGGGCTCAAGAAAGCCAGAGAAACGGAGGTTCGGGAGTAA
- a CDS encoding FeoA family protein has protein sequence MQTNCVPLCDLRIGQSGIVHDIHECGNWQRRMLDLGFIEGTPVKAILHSPSGDPVAYEVRGSVIALRKEQSSQILVECEPVEEVVPTRSYVSGASLWR, from the coding sequence ATGCAAACCAATTGTGTGCCGCTGTGTGACCTACGGATCGGGCAAAGCGGCATTGTACATGACATCCACGAATGCGGCAACTGGCAAAGACGTATGCTGGATCTGGGATTTATCGAAGGTACCCCAGTCAAAGCTATTTTGCATAGTCCCTCTGGAGATCCTGTGGCTTATGAGGTGAGGGGATCGGTCATTGCGCTGAGAAAAGAACAGTCCAGCCAGATTCTCGTGGAATGTGAACCGGTGGAAGAAGTTGTTCCAACCCGGTCCTATGTAAGCGGGGCCAGCTTATGGAGATAA
- a CDS encoding helix-turn-helix domain-containing protein — protein MKISQIIREKRKQLGLTQENVAEYLGVSIPAVSKWENGTTYPDIMLLPALARLLRTDLNTLMSFNEEMSEIEINNVVLKVQSIIQNDGFEKGFQFALEQIRAFPTCENLIYSLGVFLQPSLGLQSVENQNKYREELAKLYFRIRNSENIEIKKEANSFLFYLYCEKEEYDKAAALLRDYPADTKLMMAHLHQRKKEYEPACVLLERRMLEIGVELESILITLTQVALSESRGDDAEKLACIQEQIAKQFGILECTAYTAKLECAINKKDAECCTKILSSLLASMEKSSNISPNPLYKHLNLSDSNMDNLPRQLLSSMIEQLKLELDDETSFLKESPEFHSLLQRYGEYLGR, from the coding sequence ATGAAAATTAGTCAAATTATTAGAGAAAAGCGAAAGCAATTAGGATTAACACAAGAAAACGTTGCAGAGTATTTAGGGGTTTCGATACCTGCGGTCAGTAAATGGGAGAATGGAACAACCTATCCGGATATTATGCTCCTCCCAGCATTAGCAAGGTTATTAAGAACAGATCTGAACACTCTTATGTCTTTCAACGAGGAAATGTCCGAGATTGAGATTAACAATGTTGTTCTGAAAGTCCAATCTATAATCCAAAATGATGGGTTTGAAAAAGGCTTCCAATTTGCTTTGGAGCAGATCAGAGCATTTCCGACGTGTGAAAATTTGATTTATTCTCTGGGTGTTTTTTTACAACCCTCTTTAGGATTACAGTCAGTGGAGAACCAAAACAAATATCGTGAAGAACTTGCTAAACTGTATTTTAGGATACGCAATAGCGAAAACATTGAAATAAAAAAGGAAGCAAATTCTTTCCTGTTTTATTTGTACTGTGAAAAAGAGGAATATGACAAAGCAGCCGCATTGTTAAGGGATTATCCTGCTGATACAAAGTTAATGATGGCTCACCTGCACCAGCGTAAAAAGGAATACGAACCAGCGTGTGTTTTATTAGAGCGTCGAATGTTGGAAATTGGAGTTGAATTAGAATCTATACTAATAACTTTAACTCAGGTTGCTTTATCTGAAAGCCGAGGGGATGATGCCGAGAAGTTGGCTTGTATTCAAGAACAGATAGCGAAACAGTTTGGTATTTTAGAATGTACCGCATATACGGCTAAACTCGAATGTGCAATAAATAAAAAGGATGCTGAGTGCTGCACAAAAATACTGTCATCGCTCCTTGCTTCTATGGAAAAAAGTTCAAACATTTCGCCAAATCCTTTATACAAGCATTTGAATTTATCCGACAGCAACATGGACAATCTGCCCCGGCAACTTTTATCATCAATGATTGAGCAGTTGAAATTGGAATTGGACGATGAAACATCTTTCTTAAAGGAAAGCCCCGAATTTCACTCGCTCTTACAGCGTTACGGCGAATATTTGGGGAGGTAA
- a CDS encoding recombinase family protein, whose protein sequence is MEFIREDCIYARQSVDRKDSISIESQIDFCKYELKGGSCRVFKDKGYSGKNTDRPEFQKLLGEIRKGKVRRVIVYKLDRISRSILDFANMMELFQEYDVEFVSSTEKFDTSTPMGRAMLNICIVFAQLERETIQKRVTDAYYSRCLKGFHMSGQAPYGYQLEPTVVEGIRTKKMVADPVAADHVRLMFEMYAEPETSFGDITRYFEEQGIKIYEKSMVRSFLSQLLRNPVYAQADLELYEFFKSQGAAIVNDASDFAGTNGCYLYQGRDVKEDKDRCLKDQILVIAPHEALIPSDTWLKCRKKLMANTTFQQGRKPKNTWLAGKIKCGHCGYALKATHVPNSTGYFRCTKRTENKGCPGCGKIRKEEFEQFIFSAMQEKFKDFQILHGQEEKVNPKLTAYQVELAQVEAEIEKLLDTLTGANATLLAYANKKIEELDTRRQTISKAIADLSVETISPQQIKKLSYYLDNWESIDFDDKRKAADGLISTIKATSDRVQIEWKI, encoded by the coding sequence ATGGAATTTATCAGAGAAGATTGCATTTATGCGAGACAGTCAGTAGACCGCAAGGACAGTATCAGCATTGAAAGTCAGATTGACTTCTGCAAGTATGAATTGAAAGGTGGGAGCTGCCGGGTATTTAAGGACAAAGGCTATTCCGGCAAGAATACCGACAGGCCGGAGTTTCAAAAGCTGCTGGGCGAGATCCGCAAGGGAAAGGTTCGGCGGGTCATCGTGTACAAGCTGGACCGAATAAGCCGCTCTATTCTGGACTTTGCAAATATGATGGAGCTGTTTCAAGAGTACGATGTAGAGTTTGTATCATCCACGGAAAAGTTTGATACCTCGACCCCGATGGGACGGGCTATGCTGAATATCTGCATTGTATTCGCCCAGCTTGAACGTGAGACAATCCAGAAGCGCGTCACGGACGCCTACTATTCCCGGTGCCTGAAAGGCTTTCACATGAGCGGACAGGCTCCATACGGCTATCAGTTGGAGCCCACCGTGGTAGAGGGTATCCGTACAAAAAAGATGGTTGCCGACCCCGTAGCCGCCGACCATGTACGGCTGATGTTTGAGATGTACGCCGAGCCGGAAACCTCTTTCGGAGACATTACCCGCTACTTTGAAGAACAGGGTATCAAGATTTACGAAAAGTCAATGGTTCGGAGTTTCCTTTCCCAGCTTTTACGGAACCCTGTTTACGCACAGGCCGACTTGGAACTGTACGAATTTTTCAAGAGCCAGGGCGCGGCGATTGTCAATGACGCTTCCGATTTTGCCGGAACAAACGGCTGCTATCTCTATCAGGGGCGGGATGTGAAGGAGGACAAAGACAGGTGCCTAAAAGACCAGATACTTGTTATTGCTCCACATGAAGCATTGATCCCCTCTGACACATGGCTGAAATGCCGGAAAAAACTCATGGCAAATACCACCTTCCAGCAGGGGCGGAAACCGAAAAACACTTGGCTGGCCGGAAAAATCAAATGCGGGCATTGTGGGTATGCGCTGAAAGCCACTCATGTACCAAACAGCACAGGCTATTTCCGCTGTACCAAACGGACGGAAAACAAAGGTTGTCCGGGCTGCGGGAAAATCCGCAAAGAAGAATTTGAGCAATTCATTTTCTCGGCCATGCAGGAGAAATTCAAAGATTTTCAGATACTCCACGGCCAAGAGGAAAAGGTCAATCCGAAGCTGACAGCCTATCAAGTAGAGCTGGCACAGGTGGAGGCAGAAATTGAAAAACTGCTGGACACGCTGACAGGAGCCAATGCGACCTTGCTTGCTTACGCCAACAAGAAAATCGAAGAACTGGACACCCGCCGTCAGACCATTTCAAAAGCAATAGCCGATTTGAGCGTTGAAACCATATCGCCCCAGCAGATAAAGAAACTGTCCTATTATCTCGACAACTGGGAGAGCATAGATTTTGACGACAAAAGAAAAGCCGCCGATGGCTTGATTTCTACAATCAAGGCCACCAGCGACCGTGTTCAGATAGAGTGGAAAATCTGA
- a CDS encoding relaxase/mobilization nuclease domain-containing protein, with translation MLQRHAGEGETIAEAIRDCLDYGKNPEKTESGKYISAYECDPATVADEFLLAKASYAAMTGREQKKANDVLCYQIRQSFYPGEITPKEANRIGYELAMRWTKGRHAFIVTTHTDKQHIHCHIYYNSTTLDCTRKFRNFWGSSFALRRLSDRLCLENGLSIVENPKPRSKGKYRNYGEWQKERKGPLSYQDRLRLAIDTALAEHPADLDEFLGLMKRAGYEVKKVRGGGISFRLTGQGQERFTRLRASTLGDGYDLKDVLAAIEGKEKRPGRPEQKISLAVDIQAKLAAGKGPGYERWAKVFNIKQMAAALAYIQDNGLTDYEQLAQKATEATDHFHALSEQIKQTEQAMKTNAGLKAATVQYAKTRPVFEQYKAAKYSRKFLAEHEADIELYRAAQAEMRRLLGGAKLPKMDVLKEEGRKLTAKKKRLYGEYQKARRDMQEIVTIKANIDTLLGYTEPGRKQEKER, from the coding sequence TTGTTGCAGCGCCATGCGGGCGAAGGCGAAACGATTGCCGAGGCCATCCGGGATTGTCTGGACTATGGCAAAAACCCGGAAAAAACAGAAAGCGGAAAGTATATCTCCGCTTATGAGTGCGACCCTGCCACCGTGGCGGACGAGTTTCTTTTGGCGAAAGCCAGCTATGCCGCCATGACAGGCCGGGAACAGAAAAAGGCCAATGATGTGCTGTGCTATCAGATACGACAATCCTTCTATCCGGGGGAGATCACACCGAAGGAGGCGAACCGTATCGGCTATGAGCTGGCTATGCGCTGGACGAAGGGGCGGCACGCTTTTATCGTTACCACGCATACCGACAAGCAGCACATCCATTGTCATATATATTACAACTCCACCACCCTTGACTGTACTCGGAAATTCCGAAACTTCTGGGGCTCCAGCTTCGCCCTCCGGCGGCTCTCCGACAGACTGTGCCTTGAAAACGGGCTGTCTATTGTAGAGAACCCGAAGCCCCGGAGCAAGGGAAAATACCGGAACTATGGGGAGTGGCAGAAAGAACGGAAAGGGCCGCTTTCGTATCAGGACCGGCTGCGCCTTGCCATTGATACTGCGCTGGCGGAGCACCCCGCCGATCTGGACGAATTTCTCGGCCTGATGAAGCGGGCCGGATATGAAGTCAAGAAGGTTCGGGGCGGTGGTATCAGCTTCCGGCTGACCGGCCAGGGGCAGGAACGCTTTACCCGTCTGCGGGCCTCTACGCTGGGGGACGGCTACGATCTGAAAGATGTTCTTGCCGCCATTGAGGGCAAAGAAAAACGCCCCGGACGCCCGGAGCAAAAAATTAGTCTGGCGGTGGATATTCAAGCAAAGCTGGCTGCCGGTAAGGGACCGGGCTACGAGCGGTGGGCGAAGGTGTTCAACATCAAGCAGATGGCCGCCGCCCTCGCCTATATACAGGACAACGGCCTGACTGATTATGAGCAGTTGGCGCAGAAAGCCACCGAGGCAACCGACCATTTCCATGCGCTTTCCGAGCAGATCAAGCAGACGGAGCAGGCCATGAAAACCAATGCCGGGTTAAAGGCCGCAACGGTTCAGTATGCCAAAACACGCCCGGTCTTTGAGCAGTACAAGGCTGCCAAGTACAGCCGGAAATTCCTTGCGGAGCATGAGGCCGATATTGAACTGTACCGGGCGGCACAGGCGGAAATGCGCCGTCTGCTGGGCGGGGCGAAGCTCCCGAAAATGGATGTGCTGAAGGAGGAAGGCCGCAAGCTGACGGCAAAGAAAAAACGCCTCTATGGTGAGTACCAAAAGGCGCGCCGGGATATGCAGGAGATCGTCACCATCAAGGCAAATATTGATACTCTGCTGGGCTACACCGAGCCGGGCAGAAAGCAGGAAAAGGAGCGTTGA
- the feoB gene encoding ferrous iron transport protein B: MEINASKGSADYVIALAGNPNVGKSTVFNELTGMHQHTGNWPGKTVEHAQGEVSFGGRVYQLVDLPGTYSLLSSSVEEEVARDFICFGGADAVITVTDALNLERNLNLVLQILEMTDRVILCVNMMDEAKKKGVSIDLEELSNQLGIPVVGASARSGKGLDTLMHEVENTVEAPPQSAYRPIYPPSIEKAISQVEPVAGSRFRAIKLLDGEPGVVSWLTQHDGIDYDNAPPIKEALEKAREGLGEESRDFRSEIVSALVHRAEGISSHVVKFLRKEPHRATRRIDRIVTSKRFGIPLMILFMALIFWLTITGANYPSQMLSDFFTWLEDKIMNGLIWMGASEWLRDALVLGVYRTLTWVVSVMLPPMAIFFPLFTLLEDSGYLPRIAFNLDGYFKHANACGKQALTMCMGFGCNAAGVTGCRIIDSPRERLVAMLTNNFVPCNGRFPTLIALSTLFLGGMAVGWAGSLVSTFWVVCVILLGVLFTLLVSRILSKTLLKGVPSSFSLELPPYRRPQVGKVIVRSIFDRTLFVLGRAVTVAAPAGLILWIMANVTIGDATILSHCASFLDPFGQAIGMDGVILLAFILGLPANEIVIPIIAMAYLANGHLMDLSMDALKQVFVDNGWTWLTAVNVMLFSLLHFPCATTLWTIKKESGSLKWTAAAFLILTVMGIAMCFLVTQGVRLMGLV, encoded by the coding sequence ATGGAGATAAATGCATCCAAGGGATCGGCTGATTATGTAATTGCATTAGCCGGCAATCCCAATGTGGGTAAAAGTACTGTCTTTAACGAGCTGACCGGCATGCATCAGCACACCGGCAACTGGCCTGGTAAGACGGTAGAACATGCTCAGGGTGAAGTCTCATTTGGAGGGAGGGTCTACCAATTGGTGGACCTCCCTGGTACATATTCTTTGTTGTCCAGCTCCGTGGAGGAGGAAGTCGCTAGGGATTTCATCTGTTTTGGCGGCGCTGATGCCGTTATCACTGTGACCGATGCCCTGAATCTGGAACGAAATCTAAATCTAGTCCTTCAGATTCTAGAGATGACCGATCGGGTTATTTTATGCGTCAACATGATGGATGAAGCTAAGAAAAAGGGAGTATCCATTGATCTAGAAGAGCTTTCCAATCAGTTAGGGATCCCCGTTGTAGGGGCCAGCGCCCGATCCGGCAAGGGGTTGGATACTTTAATGCACGAAGTGGAAAATACGGTGGAAGCACCTCCCCAAAGTGCATATCGTCCTATTTATCCTCCTTCCATTGAGAAGGCCATTAGTCAAGTAGAACCTGTCGCTGGATCCCGGTTCCGGGCCATCAAATTGCTGGATGGTGAACCTGGCGTTGTATCCTGGCTGACACAACATGACGGCATTGACTACGATAACGCCCCTCCCATAAAAGAAGCGCTGGAGAAGGCTAGAGAAGGCTTAGGAGAAGAGTCCCGAGATTTTCGAAGTGAGATTGTCTCTGCACTGGTACATAGGGCAGAGGGGATTTCTTCCCATGTGGTCAAATTTCTTCGAAAGGAACCACACCGGGCCACACGCCGCATCGACCGCATTGTCACATCCAAACGATTTGGCATCCCATTGATGATCCTGTTTATGGCGCTGATTTTCTGGTTGACCATCACCGGCGCAAACTATCCATCTCAAATGTTGTCCGACTTCTTCACCTGGCTTGAAGATAAGATTATGAACGGGCTTATCTGGATGGGTGCATCTGAATGGCTGCGGGATGCCCTGGTATTGGGGGTCTATCGTACCTTGACGTGGGTAGTATCGGTTATGCTTCCTCCTATGGCCATCTTTTTCCCGCTGTTTACACTGCTGGAGGATTCCGGATATCTTCCCCGTATCGCCTTTAATCTGGACGGCTACTTTAAGCATGCAAACGCCTGTGGGAAACAGGCCCTTACCATGTGCATGGGATTCGGCTGCAATGCCGCCGGCGTCACAGGATGCCGTATCATCGATTCTCCTCGAGAACGCCTTGTAGCTATGCTTACCAACAACTTTGTCCCTTGTAATGGCCGCTTCCCAACGCTCATTGCACTATCCACTCTCTTCTTAGGTGGGATGGCAGTCGGATGGGCAGGAAGCCTCGTCTCCACCTTCTGGGTGGTATGCGTCATTTTGCTGGGTGTTCTCTTCACTCTTCTGGTTTCGAGAATTCTATCGAAAACGCTTCTCAAGGGCGTCCCGTCCTCTTTTTCCTTAGAGCTTCCTCCTTATCGGCGTCCACAGGTGGGGAAGGTCATCGTTCGTTCCATCTTTGACCGCACCCTGTTTGTATTGGGGCGTGCAGTAACAGTAGCAGCTCCCGCGGGACTTATCCTGTGGATTATGGCAAACGTCACCATCGGAGATGCCACCATTCTAAGTCACTGCGCCTCCTTTTTAGATCCCTTCGGCCAGGCCATCGGTATGGACGGCGTCATTCTCTTGGCCTTTATCTTAGGGCTCCCCGCCAATGAAATTGTCATCCCAATCATCGCCATGGCGTACTTGGCCAACGGCCATCTGATGGATCTCAGCATGGACGCCCTCAAACAAGTATTTGTAGACAACGGTTGGACGTGGCTTACGGCTGTCAATGTCATGCTGTTCTCCCTTTTGCATTTCCCATGCGCCACCACCTTGTGGACCATTAAAAAGGAATCGGGAAGTCTAAAATGGACGGCAGCAGCTTTTTTGATCCTCACTGTTATGGGGATCGCGATGTGCTTCCTTGTGACACAAGGCGTCCGTTTGATGGGACTTGTTTAA
- a CDS encoding DUF4316 domain-containing protein: MHEKDNYLKTAELSTEQNCNMIDGVPNNTPIQPAPPELDAKPLDKVKEPKERRKGRELER, from the coding sequence ATGCACGAAAAAGACAACTATTTGAAAACCGCCGAGCTCTCCACGGAGCAGAACTGCAACATGATCGACGGCGTACCCAATAACACGCCCATCCAGCCTGCGCCCCCGGAGCTGGACGCAAAGCCGCTGGACAAAGTGAAGGAGCCCAAAGAGCGCAGAAAGGGCCGGGAGCTGGAACGCTGA
- a CDS encoding CD1845 family protein, whose product MMKILLKILVAPFALALSLLAALLVFLFDICAFLLTIASVILAVLGIALFFTPTPIGGIVFLFLAFLLSPYGLQAAAGSLLWALDGGKSALYRFLAS is encoded by the coding sequence ATGATGAAGATACTGCTGAAAATATTAGTCGCGCCCTTTGCTCTGGCGCTATCCCTTCTGGCGGCTCTGCTGGTGTTTCTGTTTGATATTTGCGCCTTCCTGCTGACGATTGCCTCCGTGATCCTGGCGGTGCTGGGTATCGCCCTCTTTTTCACGCCGACCCCCATCGGCGGGATTGTATTTCTGTTCCTCGCCTTCCTCCTTTCGCCGTATGGGCTGCAAGCGGCGGCTGGTTCTCTGCTTTGGGCGCTGGACGGAGGAAAATCCGCTCTGTATCGGTTTCTGGCAAGTTAA